The Chryseobacterium glaciei DNA window ATTTTATCTAAATAAATATGGGTTTTTCCGGAAGAAGTAACGCCATGAAGCAACACGTTTTCTTTAGCTTCAAACGCTTCATCAACCTCAGCTTTTGCTACTTTCTGCAGTTCGGAAAGTTCTTCAATTTCTTCAATTTCGCCATCATAACTTTCGATTCGATCTTTCTGCATGTAATATTCTTCAATCAGATTTTTATCTGCTAAAGATTTGAAATGCGAGCTTCCAAAATTTCCATCTGCAAACAAGTCGGATTTCTTTATAAAACCTGATGGATCTTCGGTCTGTTTATCCAGAATAATAAGAAAAAGATCTTTTTGTTTTGGAGCTTTATTTAGCTTTGAAAGGATTTCCGTAAGATTTTGATTATTTAAAATCGATTGATTGATTCTTACATAAGCAACTTCCTTTGCCTTATATTTTTCCGTTATTTTTTCATCAATTTCAATGTATTGAAGATCAATAAGAGAATTGATGGTTTTAATAATATCTTTTTTTTGAATGAAGGCCTCAATATCTGTAAGGTTGATGAGCTGTCTTACTTCTAAGGCCTGAATGAGATACATTTCGTTCACATCCAAATTTTCAAAATCAACTTTAACGTTGGGTCTTAATTTTAAATAGGTTTCACTTTCCAGTTTCAAAGAAGATGGAAATGCGAAACGGTAAATTTCGCCAAGACCGCATAAATAATAGTCGGCAAGCCAGTTCCAGAAATTAATCTGCTCTTTCGGTAAAATCGGAGCATCATCCAACAAACTAATGACTTCTTTGGCAACAAAATTTTCAGGTTCGTTGTCATGAAGCTCAAAAACAAGTCCTGTATAAATTTTCTTTCCGCCAAAAGGAACCAAGACACGCATTCCGGTTTGAATTACAGACATCAGTTCTTCAGGAACTTTATACGTGAAAGAACCTTTTAAATTTAATGGTAAAACAATTTGGGCGTATTGCAAGGGAAAAATATTTAAAGTGTAAAATTAAATGTTTCTGTAGAGAACTGCAATTTTTTGTTGGAATCATTGCGAGGAACAACATTGAAAAGACGACAAATACCCTAGCCGCGATTGAAACGACATCCTTTTTTGTTGCGGCCGGAGCGAAGCGGAGGCCGTAACAAAAAAGATACAGTGGAAAGCGGGAAATTGCTCCTGAAAAATAAACAATGAGTAATAGGAAATGAGTAATAGATTCTTCACTACGCTATGCTTCGTTCTGAATGACACAGTTTAAGTTTAATTAAAAATCAGAAAACATATTCAATAATATGATACCAAATTGCTGTTGTAAAAAATCCTACAATTATGCTGAATCCTATCGTTAAATTTGTCAGTTTCGTATTTAATCTGAATTGTTCGGCAATAATACTGGCTGTAACAACTGCCGGCATTGCGGCTTCGAAAATGGTGATTTTTGCAATGTTCCCTTTTATTCCTAACAATAAAGCCAATCCAAGCATGATTGCAGGAGCCAAAATCAATTTATACAGCATCGAAACTGACATTTGGGGAATTAATTTTCTCCAACCATTAAATTTTAACTGTAAGCCAACCGAAAACAGCGCCAACGGACTTACCGTTGCTGCGAGTTTGTCAAAAAGTGGTTCTGCTAACGTGAAATCAATGAACTGAGATAAAACGATAGCCGCAATGCAACCAACAAGCGGCGGAAAAGTGATCAATCTTTTTAAAATAAATTTTGCACTTACTTGTCCCGATTTACTTCCTCCTCTCACTGCTGCAATGATTCCCAGTGTTGAAAGCGAAAAAAACATAGTTTGATCACAGACAATCGCGATACTCAAAAGACTCTCCCCATAAAAAGCCGAGACTAATGGAAATCCTATAAATGAGGTATTGCTGTAACCACTTATCAGCTCCAATGTGCTTCTTGATCGTCCTGAATAGCCTTTGCTTTTGCTGTAAAGCATCATGAAAAAGAAGCAAAAAACTGCCGTCAAAAAAGTGGCTGCAATCGGAAAAAGCATTTCTGTTGTCCAATGAACTTTTGGTAAATATTTGAATGAAACTGCCGGAAGCGCCAGATACAAAATCCAGGTATTGATACCTTTGTGGGCATCTGGATGGATAAATTTTGTTGATTTAAGAATCATTCCTGCCAAAATGCATACTGCGATCAGAACAAAATTTACCATGTGTGAGAAATATTGTACAAATTTACAGTTGATTTTTGAGTTGAGAATGAAAACTGGTATTTTTTACATAGCTTTTGGTGTTTTGACCAAGAAATAATCTAAATAGGTTAAAGTCTTTGACTCCGCTCAGACTGACAATTCTAATACTAGCTTTTTAATTAAACATAAAGATCAGCCATTGTCAGTCTGAGCGGAGTTGAAAACTTTTTCACTTAATGATACTATTAATTCATTGTATCCCAAAGACTTAATACCTCAACTTTTTCCAAAGGTTTTGAAAGGGTAATTCTTTTTGAAGTTTTTGGAAGTAAATCAAAGAAATTGTCACTGAAATGTGTACCTCCTATTAAATAAACATCTTTTGCTAAAATGTCTGTGGAAATATCAATTTCTGTTGGAGAAATTTTCTTGATTTGAATGTTTGGTTTTGATAGCTTTAAATCTTTCGGTTTGGAGAAGAAATAATTGTTTTGAGTGATGATTTTCTGTTTTTCATCTTTTAAAGTTAGTCGTAAAAAGACTTCATTCTTATTGGAATTGGAGAGTAAATTTTTAATTTCAATTGGTTCGAATTTTAAAATTTCTTCTAAAGTTTTTCCATTTGAAACGACTTTTTTATTTAAAATTTCACCATTAAATTTTATAACCTGAATTTCTAGATTTACATTTTCAAATTTATTCAAATTATCATTAATAGCGTAAAAAATTACAGTTTCATCTTTCTCATCCGTTAAAATCACCTGATTTTCAAAGCTTCTTTTGATCTGATAATGCAATGCTTTCCAGTTTCCTAAATAATCGATTGACGACCATGAAACTACCGGCCAACAATCATTTAACTGCCAATATAAAGTTCCCATATTGTAAGGTTTTGCACGGCGGTGAGCTTCAATGGCAATCTGCATTCCGCGGGCTTGAAGTAACTGAGAAACGTAATTATATTTCACAAAATCTGTCGGAACATTATAGTCTCGTTTCATATACGAATTGATAATTTCCCAGCCTCTTGCATGCTTTTCGTGAGCTTTAATTGTCCCGTTTTCCAAGCTTAAATTAGGAACTCCAGAAAACATAGATTTTGTTATTTCTAACGTCGGCATTCCCTGAAAACCGTATTCTGAAGCAAATCTTGGAACTTTTTCGTTGTAAATTTCAAACGGTTGCTCTCCCCACCAAACGCCCCAATAATGGGAATCTCCTTCTGTCAGACTTTCTTTGTGTCCCCAACCAATCGATGGTGAACTTGGCAAATAGATATTTTTATCGGCCGTTAAGTTTTCTTTTAACGTGTTGGGAATTAATTCATGGAAAACATTTTTATAGTCTTTCCAAACCTGCAGAGAATCCTCTTTTGAATATTTGAATTGTTTTTGATAACCCCAATTGACAATCGCTTCATCAATTTCGTTATTTCCGCACCATAGAGCAATCGACGCGTGATTTTGAAGTCGGTTAACCTGATCTTTCACTTCTTCTTTTACATTGTTTAAAAATGCTTCATCAGACGGATAAAAGCTTCCCGCAAACATAAAATCCTGCCATACCAAAATTCCATTTTCGTCGCAGGCTTTGTAGAATTCATCATCTTCGTAAATTCCGCCACCCCAGACACGAATCATATTCATGTTCGCTTCTTTAGAGTCTTTGATGAGCTTTTGATACTTTTCTTTGCTAATTCTTGGCAAAAAACTATCTGATGGAATCCAGTTTGTACCTTTTGCATACATTGGATTTCCATTGACTTTAAAGTAAAAAGATTTTCCTTTTGCATCTTTTTCCTGAATTAGTTCTATGGTTCTTAAGCCAATTCTTTCCGTTTTATTATCTACAATTTTTGAATCTTTTTGTAGAGAAATTTTAATATCATATAAATTCGGATTGCCCCAACCATTCGGCTGCCAAAGTTTTGGATTGTTGATTGTAAAAGGAATCTTAATTATATTTTTTCCTTTTTTTAATTGAAAAATATTTGATTGATTATTAATTAAAATAGAATATTTTCCTTCTTTTTTAGCAACAATTTCGGTTTGAATATTTAATTCTGCTTTTTGTTTTGTTAAATTTTTCTGCTCGATTTTTACATTTTCAAGTTTGGCGTTATTCCAGAAATTCAACTTAACATCTTTCCAGATTCCGGCTGTAACTAATCTCGGCCCCCAATCCCATCCGAATTGATATTGCGCTTTTCTCACAAAACTTCTTGGAGATTCCGGCATTGTAAAAGGGACTTTTTTTGCTAATTCTTTTCCGACATTCACAGCTGATTTGAATTTAATTTGCAATAAATTATTTCCAATCATTAAATTTTGCTTAATCGGAATTTCCCATTTTCTGAACATATTATCCGTTTTCTTCAGCAGTTTTCCGTTCAGATAAATTTCTGAAAACGTATCCAATCCATTAAAAATCAAATCAATATTCTGATTTTCTAATTCTTTTGATGAAATTGTAAATGAAGTCTGATAATCCCAGTCTTCATTTTCTATCCATTGAACTTTCTTTTCATTTTCATCTTTGTAAGGATCAGGAATGATTTTATGAGTCATCAAATCTAAATGAACCGTTCCTGGGACTGTGGCGCTCAGCCACTTTTGTTCCTTTGAGTTTTTGAACTGCCAGTTTTCAGAAGATAAATTTCGTTCTGAAAATTGTGCAAATAGGATATTTTGAATGAAAAGGAAAGCAAAAAGGATCGTTTTGTTCATTACAAGTTATTTACAATTCTATGAATTCCGTCTTTAATAAGAGGAGTATTAAAATTAATAAGAAGTCCAAGTTTTAAATTTGTCAATTTCAAATAGGTTAGCAATTGAGCTTTAAAAACTGAATGCATTTCTAATACAGCTTTTACTTCAATTATAACTTTATTTTCCACAAGCAAATCAATCTTGTAAGCATTTTCAATATTCACTTCTTTATATTGTAAAGGCAGATAAATTTGTTGTTTTATATCGAATCCTAATGTTTTCAATTCATAGGCTAGGGCTAATTCGTATGTACTTTCTAATAAACCTACTCCAAGATTTTTATGTACTTCGATCGCTGATCCTATGATCTTATAGGATAATTCATTTTCTTTCATTTGTGTGTTTTTATATATTTTTTAACGCAAAGTTTTATTCTATTATATTCAACATTTTTAAGTGAGCCAAGATTTAATCAATTAAAATTGATTTGATGAAGCGAATGTTTTATCCATATCGCTTAATCAGCGACTTTGTCGCAATACTTTGCTTCCTTAAAATATTTACACTAACAATAAAAATCTTTGCGTTAAAATTATTAAGAATTATCTATTTTTCAAAGCTACAACCTCATCAGCATTCGCAAAACCACTACCATCAGTAATCGCAGAAGAATGGAAATATTCAGCTTTTGTAATTCCTCTGATTTCTTCA harbors:
- a CDS encoding beta-mannosidase; this translates as MNKTILFAFLFIQNILFAQFSERNLSSENWQFKNSKEQKWLSATVPGTVHLDLMTHKIIPDPYKDENEKKVQWIENEDWDYQTSFTISSKELENQNIDLIFNGLDTFSEIYLNGKLLKKTDNMFRKWEIPIKQNLMIGNNLLQIKFKSAVNVGKELAKKVPFTMPESPRSFVRKAQYQFGWDWGPRLVTAGIWKDVKLNFWNNAKLENVKIEQKNLTKQKAELNIQTEIVAKKEGKYSILINNQSNIFQLKKGKNIIKIPFTINNPKLWQPNGWGNPNLYDIKISLQKDSKIVDNKTERIGLRTIELIQEKDAKGKSFYFKVNGNPMYAKGTNWIPSDSFLPRISKEKYQKLIKDSKEANMNMIRVWGGGIYEDDEFYKACDENGILVWQDFMFAGSFYPSDEAFLNNVKEEVKDQVNRLQNHASIALWCGNNEIDEAIVNWGYQKQFKYSKEDSLQVWKDYKNVFHELIPNTLKENLTADKNIYLPSSPSIGWGHKESLTEGDSHYWGVWWGEQPFEIYNEKVPRFASEYGFQGMPTLEITKSMFSGVPNLSLENGTIKAHEKHARGWEIINSYMKRDYNVPTDFVKYNYVSQLLQARGMQIAIEAHRRAKPYNMGTLYWQLNDCWPVVSWSSIDYLGNWKALHYQIKRSFENQVILTDEKDETVIFYAINDNLNKFENVNLEIQVIKFNGEILNKKVVSNGKTLEEILKFEPIEIKNLLSNSNKNEVFLRLTLKDEKQKIITQNNYFFSKPKDLKLSKPNIQIKKISPTEIDISTDILAKDVYLIGGTHFSDNFFDLLPKTSKRITLSKPLEKVEVLSLWDTMN
- a CDS encoding GxxExxY protein; translated protein: MKENELSYKIIGSAIEVHKNLGVGLLESTYELALAYELKTLGFDIKQQIYLPLQYKEVNIENAYKIDLLVENKVIIEVKAVLEMHSVFKAQLLTYLKLTNLKLGLLINFNTPLIKDGIHRIVNNL
- a CDS encoding AEC family transporter, producing the protein MVNFVLIAVCILAGMILKSTKFIHPDAHKGINTWILYLALPAVSFKYLPKVHWTTEMLFPIAATFLTAVFCFFFMMLYSKSKGYSGRSRSTLELISGYSNTSFIGFPLVSAFYGESLLSIAIVCDQTMFFSLSTLGIIAAVRGGSKSGQVSAKFILKRLITFPPLVGCIAAIVLSQFIDFTLAEPLFDKLAATVSPLALFSVGLQLKFNGWRKLIPQMSVSMLYKLILAPAIMLGLALLLGIKGNIAKITIFEAAMPAVVTASIIAEQFRLNTKLTNLTIGFSIIVGFFTTAIWYHIIEYVF